One Campylobacter massiliensis DNA window includes the following coding sequences:
- a CDS encoding DUF4214 domain-containing protein, which translates to MSVTSNNISALYITMFNRVPEGAGHKFWLDLANKQGLNVSQVAEQMLNSAPAKEYFAGKDADVDFVNHIYSNLFGKTIAQDPEGSKFWIDHLKDGKSKAFIVSQMLDASTNNKYTKPEELKAQNLFLNKVKAAEIAYKAIENVPSNGTIIEKIAGFAAVLKNIKDTSTPTQIAQVIKQEAMKANLTVLSNKELAQITKSVFPSVDANAAEKALDATTATTDIYANTPTPTPTPTPTPGGGGSSGGGSGSGSTPLTPEQQEQKAREEAVKQAQKNLETAKEEAKQAQTDKLVANYVKDAVKDSVDSHGGIKQDALNYIQSKIDDPSTTEAQKEALEKAKEIVKTFAKILDEKKLVEVTGEAKVADEIKKVADEQEKLAEAKKVYAEARIPEQELDKDLQKAIDEKSKADDNAVAAKAIKDAFEGAFAAGTNDSLKKIESAITSDPKYTDGQKKAISEQIAKLMAKQGIGKLDDDFDSAKYDALKTDAGRELTTANGNKNAKDGLYNTALGSQKANKAGIAKANKDVAQKDLDAAKAIVDLRDAEVKAAQNNKNQDPDNAELQETLNKATAAKADAEAKVIEATQKLNEANAGNVAAVADKLNSVVLTKDGSVYKSADGKYTVDITDATLAEGSTLVVSKTDNKLYEIDAQTTALPSTSDAKFNDKIIVKTGEDGFVAKNGTKEFSFVSKDGKVLFAHKDGTNAFALKADVNDSYNNIKDAVVDGSGFKLNSAAPASDAYKATIVKVAGSEDYKITKIDVGGANEYEFEQGPIIKDIEKNISVHNLDQIKVPVVNDKLLLGKQGDFWVINKGGDKVSIVQILPGDNYMFSLDDNERVISVRKDGNHYTLKDSASFSDAWSKANESDSKLALAKISKTINTDGGRLLLKADGSGTVEKIQVDAHNELTLDSNTVLFNNAFDISNVAISKAKIGDVEFNFTNATKPAYDAVIHYKVIEGKNLLKGAAGYVETEAVVGNNKYVVSDVAADKYTLTNKTADNAQTISVEKLEGGITKTVDANGVKLAGTKDAIDTITVEDDQTTTANVGASNKIGVETLNTGKVSFDSIEKVEIKTTSDTMSHKGFTALYNAVKNGSDDTMKLINDLTLKSTDGGDIELHKLDYNTKKLTINLKNADDSAANGKADTIGLGNKVGTLEINGFDATQDKLYFKGWGGTDSSTTPVAEDAEQSIENGKIYTTTVNGNIADKFYGKVGSNPVHFGELFAASGKTFKTNVVADTKSVVAVKGNDVTKLLSVYDENSSGTIEDTEVHLIGTLVGGVNLTDANIAAGH; encoded by the coding sequence ATGTCAGTTACAAGCAATAACATCAGTGCTTTATATATCACTATGTTTAACAGAGTTCCGGAAGGGGCAGGACATAAATTTTGGCTAGACCTTGCCAATAAACAAGGCTTAAATGTAAGCCAAGTGGCAGAACAGATGCTAAATTCAGCCCCTGCCAAAGAATACTTTGCAGGTAAAGATGCCGATGTGGACTTTGTAAATCATATCTATTCAAATTTATTTGGTAAAACAATCGCCCAAGATCCGGAAGGCTCTAAATTTTGGATAGATCATCTTAAAGATGGCAAGTCAAAAGCTTTTATCGTATCTCAGATGTTAGATGCTTCTACGAATAATAAATACACTAAACCTGAAGAGCTTAAAGCTCAAAATTTATTCCTAAATAAAGTAAAAGCAGCTGAGATAGCTTATAAAGCTATCGAAAACGTTCCAAGCAACGGAACTATAATTGAAAAGATAGCCGGCTTTGCTGCAGTACTAAAAAATATAAAAGATACTAGCACGCCTACTCAGATAGCTCAAGTTATTAAACAAGAAGCTATGAAAGCAAATTTAACCGTACTAAGCAACAAAGAACTAGCTCAGATCACAAAATCTGTATTCCCATCTGTCGATGCTAATGCGGCTGAAAAAGCTCTTGATGCAACGACTGCTACTACTGATATTTACGCAAATACTCCAACCCCAACTCCAACACCTACGCCAACTCCTGGTGGCGGCGGAAGCTCAGGCGGTGGCTCAGGTAGCGGTTCTACTCCTCTTACTCCGGAGCAGCAAGAGCAAAAAGCAAGAGAAGAGGCTGTAAAACAAGCCCAGAAAAATCTCGAGACTGCAAAGGAAGAAGCAAAACAAGCGCAAACAGATAAGCTTGTGGCAAATTACGTTAAAGATGCGGTTAAAGACAGCGTTGATAGCCATGGCGGAATAAAACAAGACGCTTTAAATTATATCCAAAGCAAGATAGACGATCCATCTACTACAGAGGCGCAAAAAGAAGCTTTAGAGAAAGCAAAAGAGATAGTAAAAACTTTTGCCAAAATATTGGACGAAAAAAAGCTTGTTGAAGTAACGGGTGAAGCTAAAGTAGCTGACGAGATAAAAAAAGTAGCCGATGAGCAAGAAAAACTAGCTGAGGCTAAAAAAGTGTACGCAGAAGCTAGAATACCTGAACAAGAACTTGATAAAGATCTTCAAAAAGCGATTGATGAGAAATCAAAAGCTGACGATAACGCTGTAGCGGCTAAAGCTATTAAGGACGCTTTTGAGGGTGCTTTTGCAGCAGGAACCAATGATAGCTTGAAAAAAATAGAATCTGCTATTACTAGCGATCCAAAATATACCGATGGCCAAAAAAAGGCGATATCCGAACAAATCGCTAAACTAATGGCAAAACAAGGCATAGGCAAACTAGATGATGATTTTGATAGTGCCAAATATGACGCTCTAAAAACCGATGCTGGTCGTGAGCTAACTACCGCCAATGGCAACAAAAATGCTAAAGATGGTCTGTATAATACCGCTTTAGGTTCTCAAAAGGCAAATAAAGCAGGTATAGCTAAAGCTAATAAGGATGTAGCTCAAAAAGATCTTGACGCAGCAAAAGCGATAGTCGATCTAAGGGATGCTGAGGTCAAGGCCGCACAGAACAATAAAAACCAGGATCCTGATAATGCCGAACTTCAAGAGACTCTAAATAAAGCCACGGCCGCAAAAGCTGACGCAGAAGCCAAAGTAATAGAAGCTACCCAAAAACTCAATGAGGCGAATGCTGGTAATGTAGCCGCAGTAGCGGATAAACTCAACTCTGTGGTTTTAACGAAAGATGGCTCGGTATACAAGAGCGCAGACGGTAAATATACTGTCGATATTACCGATGCTACATTAGCCGAAGGTAGTACTTTGGTAGTTAGCAAAACTGACAATAAACTATATGAGATAGACGCTCAGACTACCGCCCTGCCTAGCACCTCCGATGCTAAATTTAACGATAAAATCATCGTAAAGACAGGAGAAGATGGCTTTGTAGCTAAAAACGGAACAAAAGAGTTTAGTTTTGTATCCAAAGATGGCAAGGTACTGTTTGCACATAAAGACGGCACCAATGCATTTGCGCTAAAAGCCGACGTAAACGATAGTTACAACAATATCAAAGATGCCGTAGTTGATGGTAGTGGCTTTAAGCTAAATTCTGCCGCGCCTGCTTCCGATGCTTATAAGGCAACGATAGTTAAAGTCGCAGGCTCTGAGGATTATAAAATCACCAAAATCGATGTTGGAGGAGCCAATGAATATGAATTTGAACAAGGTCCTATTATTAAGGATATAGAGAAAAATATTTCTGTTCACAATCTAGATCAGATAAAAGTTCCTGTAGTAAACGACAAGCTGCTCCTTGGTAAGCAAGGTGATTTCTGGGTTATAAATAAAGGTGGAGATAAAGTCTCAATAGTGCAAATACTTCCTGGCGATAATTATATGTTTTCTCTTGATGACAACGAAAGAGTTATTTCGGTTAGAAAAGATGGCAATCATTATACTTTAAAAGATTCTGCGAGCTTTAGTGACGCTTGGAGTAAAGCCAATGAGTCTGATTCAAAGCTGGCGCTAGCAAAGATATCCAAAACGATTAACACTGATGGTGGGCGTCTGTTGCTAAAAGCAGATGGCAGCGGTACGGTAGAAAAGATACAGGTAGATGCTCATAATGAGCTAACGTTAGACAGTAATACTGTATTATTTAACAACGCTTTTGATATCTCAAATGTTGCAATATCTAAAGCAAAAATCGGCGATGTAGAATTTAATTTCACAAACGCCACCAAGCCTGCATACGATGCGGTTATTCACTACAAAGTCATTGAAGGCAAAAATCTCCTAAAAGGAGCAGCTGGATATGTAGAGACCGAAGCTGTAGTGGGCAATAATAAATATGTCGTTAGCGATGTCGCAGCAGATAAATATACCCTTACAAACAAGACTGCAGACAATGCTCAGACTATATCTGTAGAAAAACTCGAAGGCGGTATAACTAAAACTGTTGATGCAAACGGCGTAAAATTAGCAGGAACTAAAGATGCAATAGATACTATAACAGTCGAGGATGATCAAACAACTACTGCCAATGTAGGTGCCTCAAACAAGATTGGAGTAGAAACACTCAATACTGGAAAGGTTTCTTTTGATAGTATAGAAAAAGTTGAGATAAAAACAACTAGTGATACTATGAGCCATAAAGGGTTTACTGCTTTATATAATGCCGTAAAGAATGGTAGCGACGATACTATGAAGCTTATTAACGACCTTACTCTAAAGAGTACCGATGGCGGTGATATAGAGCTACACAAGCTGGACTATAACACCAAAAAGCTTACCATCAATCTTAAAAATGCTGATGATAGTGCTGCAAACGGTAAAGCAGACACTATTGGGCTTGGCAACAAAGTGGGTACCTTGGAGATAAATGGCTTCGATGCTACTCAAGATAAGCTATACTTTAAAGGTTGGGGTGGTACTGACAGTAGCACAACCCCGGTTGCGGAGGATGCGGAGCAATCCATAGAAAACGGTAAAATTTATACTACAACCGTTAATGGTAATATAGCTGATAAATTTTATGGCAAAGTCGGAAGCAATCCTGTTCATTTTGGCGAGCTATTTGCGGCTTCTGGAAAAACATTTAAAACTAATGTTGTTGCTGATACCAAGTCTGTAGTTGCTGTTAAAGGAAATGATGTGACCAAGCTTTTATCTGTATACGATGAAAACTCATCTGGTACAATAGAGGATACTGAGGTGCATTTGATAGGCACTTTGGTTGGTGGTGTTAATTTAACTGACGCCAATATAGCTGCTGGTCATTAA
- a CDS encoding sensor histidine kinase — protein MSFLKLVKKAFAPLWDRQILPIFLLYFITSAAFLVFFAQMFYEREKHFILDRDVFIVRDLQHHLQNKLQKNGEIDDDDFDDVEAFAVNLKTGEEIEDDFEPREGMPQRYKDGTSSVVQFYLKNRLGEEEYYVAVKVADPEFAIFTLKLKIIFFSFMILLAILVIAYFIIRLSLRPLYRRIDFLNGFIRDTTHEINTPLSVILMSIEMFETDPKKYLNNIKTASKTISTLYEDLTLVKLSGKEDVAATSFSLSELVRERIGYFGLNLEQKNINLSTQIAEVQLRSSYKKTRKIIDNLLSNAIKYCDENGSVSVNLTPAALAISNSGAGIAKENLPRIFDLYTRFDERNGGFGIGLHIVKTFCKELGFKISCKSGGGLTEFRVGFGGSAVKI, from the coding sequence ATGTCCTTTCTAAAATTAGTTAAAAAAGCCTTCGCCCCGCTCTGGGACCGTCAAATTTTACCTATTTTTTTGCTTTATTTTATCACGAGCGCCGCATTTTTGGTTTTTTTTGCGCAGATGTTTTATGAGCGCGAGAAGCATTTTATCCTAGACCGCGACGTATTTATCGTGCGAGATTTGCAGCACCACCTGCAAAATAAACTGCAAAAAAACGGCGAGATAGACGACGATGATTTCGACGACGTCGAGGCTTTTGCCGTAAATTTAAAAACGGGCGAGGAGATCGAGGACGACTTTGAGCCGCGCGAAGGCATGCCGCAAAGGTACAAGGACGGAACGAGCTCGGTAGTGCAGTTTTATCTCAAAAATCGTCTCGGCGAGGAGGAGTACTACGTCGCGGTCAAGGTCGCGGATCCTGAGTTTGCGATCTTTACGCTAAAACTCAAGATAATATTTTTCTCGTTTATGATACTGCTTGCTATTTTAGTCATAGCTTATTTTATCATCCGGCTTTCGTTGCGTCCGCTTTACCGTCGTATCGACTTTTTAAACGGCTTTATCAGGGATACGACGCATGAGATAAACACGCCCCTTAGCGTCATTTTGATGAGTATAGAGATGTTTGAAACCGATCCCAAAAAATACCTAAATAACATAAAAACCGCTTCTAAAACGATCTCGACGCTTTATGAGGATCTCACGCTGGTAAAACTTAGCGGCAAAGAGGACGTAGCGGCGACGAGCTTTAGCCTTAGCGAGCTGGTGCGCGAGCGGATCGGGTACTTTGGGCTAAATTTAGAGCAAAAAAATATAAACCTAAGCACGCAAATCGCCGAAGTGCAGCTACGCTCGTCCTATAAAAAAACGCGAAAAATCATCGATAATCTGCTCAGCAACGCCATAAAATACTGCGACGAAAACGGCTCGGTAAGCGTAAATTTAACTCCCGCAGCGCTTGCGATATCAAACAGCGGCGCGGGCATCGCGAAGGAAAATTTGCCGCGGATTTTTGATCTTTATACGCGGTTTGACGAGCGAAACGGCGGCTTTGGTATCGGGCTTCATATCGTTAAAACTTTTTGCAAGGAGCTCGGGTTTAAAATTTCGTGCAAAAGCGGCGGGGGGCTAACTGAGTTTCGCGTCGGTTTTGGCGGTAGCGCGGTTAAAATTTAA
- a CDS encoding response regulator transcription factor → MSKILIVEDENMLLEMMCAYLQAQSYDTAGAKSYDDALNIAYESNFDLWIFDVKIIGGSGFALLEELRNAGKNTPCIFTTSLNTLDDVQTGFTSGCDDYIKKPFELKELHLRVQNLLKRTFVHNKNELVNLGENLGFDMNQGLLFRDGKVVSMPKKQSRLLALLLKNQDKFLSREEIYSQIWDYDESPSELSLRVYIAELRKILGKERIVSASKLGYKYV, encoded by the coding sequence ATGAGTAAAATTTTGATCGTCGAGGACGAAAATATGCTGCTTGAGATGATGTGTGCGTATTTGCAGGCTCAGAGCTACGATACTGCGGGCGCGAAAAGCTACGACGATGCGTTAAATATAGCCTACGAGAGCAACTTTGATCTTTGGATATTTGACGTCAAGATCATCGGCGGCAGCGGCTTTGCGCTACTTGAGGAGCTGCGAAACGCGGGCAAAAACACGCCTTGTATATTTACGACCTCGCTAAATACGCTTGATGACGTGCAAACCGGCTTTACTAGCGGCTGCGACGACTATATCAAAAAGCCGTTTGAGCTAAAAGAACTGCATCTGCGCGTACAAAATTTGCTAAAACGCACCTTCGTGCACAACAAAAACGAGTTGGTAAATCTGGGCGAAAATTTGGGCTTTGATATGAATCAGGGCTTGCTTTTTCGTGACGGCAAGGTTGTCTCGATGCCTAAAAAGCAGTCTAGGTTGCTGGCGCTTTTACTTAAAAATCAGGATAAATTTTTAAGTAGAGAGGAGATTTATTCTCAAATTTGGGACTACGACGAGAGTCCTAGCGAGCTTAGCCTGCGCGTTTATATCGCGGAGCTGCGTAAAATTTTAGGCAAAGAGCGAATCGTTAGCGCATCAAAGCTAGGCTATAAATATGTTTAA
- a CDS encoding DUF1104 domain-containing protein, translating into MKKVVLISMLVAGGLFAASLENNTNDELYKMVANADAKTLSEVAFEIDKRAGKLKFEAKEAKRGLKTEIRKKFEGMSIADRERFMREFRSGYNAQVGALSVAEAKKLDIELKDGDDDDDFHKKFKHDFKGGFIKDKDGKGSHTPRNKE; encoded by the coding sequence ATGAAAAAAGTAGTTTTGATTAGTATGTTAGTTGCGGGCGGGCTTTTTGCCGCTTCGCTTGAAAATAACACGAACGACGAGCTTTATAAAATGGTCGCAAACGCCGACGCTAAGACGCTTAGCGAGGTAGCGTTTGAGATAGATAAGCGCGCGGGTAAGCTAAAATTTGAAGCCAAAGAGGCCAAACGCGGGCTAAAAACCGAAATCAGAAAGAAGTTTGAGGGTATGAGTATCGCCGATAGAGAGCGGTTTATGCGCGAGTTTAGAAGCGGCTATAACGCCCAAGTGGGTGCGCTAAGCGTGGCGGAGGCAAAAAAGCTTGATATCGAGCTAAAAGACGGCGATGACGACGATGATTTTCACAAGAAATTTAAGCACGATTTTAAGGGCGGATTTATAAAAGATAAAGACGGCAAAGGCTCTCATACGCCGCGCAATAAAGAGTAA
- the pgp3 gene encoding peptidoglycan metallopeptidase Pgp3, producing the protein MKKIILAVLICLNLGAKGQVGAPSQTQMIVNGDIEIVQVEAKFAGNLSIDGKKKRWLSVPGDENLKFAIVAASYRQKGEIKLINGLKGGDETIIFKIVEGQYKKEKITVEGSKVTPPKDVLKRIEEEREEANKIYATANAGLKFDSKFILPMSSAITSPFGTARVFNGTLKSYHGGTDFRAAVGTSVVTANDGVVVIAKDRYYAGGSVVIDHGEGIYTQYYHLSVLNVKVGQSVKKGDVIALSGASGRVSGPHLHFGVIAGGVQVNPINFVKKINEILN; encoded by the coding sequence ATGAAAAAAATTATTTTAGCCGTTTTGATTTGTTTAAATTTGGGCGCAAAAGGGCAGGTTGGCGCGCCGAGCCAAACTCAGATGATCGTAAACGGCGACATCGAGATAGTACAGGTGGAGGCTAAATTTGCCGGAAATTTAAGCATTGACGGCAAGAAAAAGCGCTGGCTTAGCGTGCCCGGGGATGAAAATTTAAAATTTGCCATCGTCGCCGCTAGCTACCGTCAAAAGGGCGAAATAAAGCTAATAAACGGGCTTAAAGGCGGCGATGAAACGATAATTTTTAAGATCGTAGAGGGTCAATATAAAAAAGAAAAAATAACCGTCGAAGGCAGCAAAGTAACGCCGCCAAAAGATGTGCTAAAGCGTATCGAGGAGGAGCGCGAGGAGGCGAATAAAATCTACGCGACGGCTAATGCCGGGCTAAAATTTGACTCCAAATTTATCCTGCCGATGAGTTCTGCGATCACGAGCCCGTTCGGTACCGCGCGCGTATTTAACGGTACCTTAAAGAGCTATCACGGCGGCACGGACTTTAGAGCGGCGGTCGGCACGTCCGTAGTCACGGCAAACGACGGCGTAGTCGTCATAGCAAAAGATCGCTACTATGCGGGCGGATCCGTGGTGATAGATCACGGCGAGGGCATCTACACGCAGTACTATCATCTAAGCGTACTAAACGTCAAAGTCGGACAAAGCGTCAAAAAAGGCGACGTCATCGCGCTTAGCGGCGCTAGCGGACGAGTGAGCGGACCGCACCTGCACTTTGGCGTGATCGCGGGCGGCGTGCAGGTAAATCCGATAAATTTCGTCAAAAAAATCAACGAAATTTTAAATTAA
- a CDS encoding lipid-binding SYLF domain-containing protein, whose translation MRNFFKLALCLMLLSSAAFAELTQNQRVKTALNILDTFGQDNEKLAEKNRKINLKDVKGIVIIPDLVKSGFIISGHNGSGIFVAKNDDNEWSSPIFVDFRGGGIGAQAGYQSSDLIILFKSSRSYDGLVNGKGTLDISVDAAIMGVGEKAAAMTDLPEISAFGVSKSKERGIFFGVSLNASNLVINMQDTNDYYERMYAIEDIYNNSPKDSRYTKKLKEIINKYFESEK comes from the coding sequence ATGCGAAATTTTTTCAAACTGGCGCTTTGCCTCATGTTGCTATCCAGTGCTGCCTTTGCCGAGCTCACGCAAAATCAAAGGGTAAAAACGGCACTCAATATCCTAGATACGTTTGGACAAGATAACGAAAAACTTGCCGAAAAAAATAGAAAAATCAACCTAAAAGACGTCAAGGGCATAGTAATCATCCCGGATCTCGTTAAGAGCGGGTTTATAATCAGCGGACACAACGGAAGCGGTATTTTCGTAGCTAAAAACGATGACAACGAGTGGAGCAGCCCGATATTCGTGGATTTTAGAGGCGGCGGCATAGGCGCGCAAGCAGGCTACCAATCAAGCGATTTGATAATACTTTTTAAATCAAGCAGATCTTACGACGGTTTAGTAAACGGCAAAGGCACCCTAGATATCAGCGTTGATGCCGCCATAATGGGAGTTGGTGAAAAAGCTGCCGCGATGACGGATTTACCTGAGATTTCGGCATTTGGCGTATCAAAATCGAAAGAGAGAGGAATATTTTTCGGCGTTAGTCTAAACGCGTCAAATTTAGTTATAAATATGCAAGACACCAACGACTACTACGAAAGAATGTACGCGATCGAAGATATCTACAACAACTCTCCGAAAGACTCAAGATACACTAAAAAGCTAAAAGAAATAATAAATAAATATTTTGAAAGCGAAAAATAA